In Candidatus Hydrogenedentota bacterium, the following are encoded in one genomic region:
- a CDS encoding type III pantothenate kinase: MLLVVDIGNTNTVLGLYRGRELCGHWRFETANHRTGDEMHILLHMLLQSIGVSPSEIRGCCLSSVVPQMNTALQEACRKAFGWDPFMVEPGVRTGLVLHCDNPKEVGADRIVNSVGALEDRKPPLIIIDFGTATSFDAVTARAEWVGGIIVPGILLSSEALFEHCAKLPRVDIQVPKNVIGRNTTDNIRSGLTYGYADLVDGLVRRMRAEMDGDPVVVATGGLARVIAPISAEITHVDPWLTLKGLRVVYEKNVGAVA, encoded by the coding sequence ATGCTGCTGGTGGTTGACATCGGAAACACGAACACCGTGCTCGGGCTCTACAGGGGCCGCGAGCTGTGCGGCCATTGGCGCTTCGAGACCGCCAACCACCGCACGGGCGACGAGATGCACATCCTGCTGCACATGCTCCTCCAGAGCATCGGCGTGAGCCCCTCGGAAATCCGCGGCTGCTGCCTGTCCAGCGTGGTGCCGCAGATGAACACGGCGCTCCAGGAGGCCTGCCGCAAGGCCTTCGGCTGGGACCCCTTCATGGTGGAGCCCGGCGTCAGGACCGGCCTGGTCCTCCACTGCGACAACCCGAAGGAGGTGGGGGCGGACCGCATCGTGAACTCCGTGGGGGCGCTGGAGGACCGCAAGCCCCCGCTCATCATCATAGACTTCGGCACCGCCACCAGCTTCGACGCCGTCACGGCCCGCGCGGAGTGGGTCGGCGGCATCATCGTGCCGGGCATCCTCCTCTCCTCCGAGGCCCTGTTTGAGCACTGCGCCAAGCTGCCCCGGGTGGACATCCAGGTCCCCAAGAACGTCATCGGCCGGAACACGACGGACAACATCCGGTCCGGGCTCACCTACGGCTACGCCGACCTGGTGGACGGCCTGGTCCGGCGCATGCGCGCCGAGATGGACGGCGACCCCGTGGTCGTGGCCACGGGCGGGCTCGCCCGCGTGATCGCCCCGATCTCCGCCGAGATCACCCATGTGGACCCCTGGCTCACCCTCAAGGGCCTGCGCGTGGTCTACGAAAAGAACGTGGGCGCCGTCGCATGA
- the nadC gene encoding carboxylating nicotinate-nucleotide diphosphorylase — protein MQKAIENLVAATLTEDIGQEDLTTNTIVPPELRCLARLYAKQDGVLSGMKPFRAAFDLMDADVRDWNSLTDGTPFKKGDLIVSFEGKTQAVLTAERTAMNFVQHLSGVATLTSKFVRSVEGLECRICGTRKTMPMMRQLEKAAIVHGGGANHRHTLFNGVLIKENHVMAAGSIREAIRRAWEGTHHLMRIGAEVENLDQFDEALEAGADVILMDNMSNEDMREAVGRAAGHKVILEASGNASLERIRSMAETGVHFISVGALTHSAPSIDLTLLIENAAP, from the coding sequence ATGCAAAAAGCCATAGAAAACCTGGTGGCCGCGACCCTGACAGAGGACATCGGCCAGGAGGACCTGACCACCAACACGATTGTCCCCCCCGAACTCCGCTGCCTGGCGCGGCTCTATGCCAAGCAGGACGGGGTGCTGAGCGGCATGAAGCCGTTTCGGGCCGCTTTCGACCTGATGGACGCCGATGTGCGGGACTGGAATTCCCTGACCGACGGGACCCCGTTCAAGAAGGGCGACCTGATCGTCTCTTTTGAGGGCAAGACCCAGGCGGTGCTGACAGCGGAGCGGACGGCGATGAACTTTGTCCAGCATCTGTCCGGGGTGGCCACGCTCACGTCCAAGTTTGTCCGCTCCGTGGAGGGGCTTGAGTGCCGGATTTGCGGCACCCGCAAGACCATGCCGATGATGCGCCAGCTGGAGAAGGCGGCCATCGTCCACGGCGGCGGCGCGAACCACCGCCACACCCTGTTCAACGGCGTGCTCATCAAGGAAAACCATGTGATGGCGGCCGGAAGCATCCGCGAGGCGATCCGCCGGGCCTGGGAGGGCACCCACCACCTCATGCGCATCGGCGCGGAGGTGGAGAACCTGGACCAGTTTGACGAGGCGCTGGAGGCGGGGGCCGATGTGATCCTCATGGACAACATGTCCAACGAGGACATGCGGGAGGCCGTGGGCCGCGCCGCGGGCCACAAGGTCATTCTGGAGGCCAGCGGAAACGCCTCCCTGGAGCGCATCCGGTCCATGGCGGAGACGGGGGTCCACTTCATCTCCGTGGGTGCCCTGACGCATTCCGCGCCCTCCATTGACCTGACGCTCCTCATCGAGAACGCCGCGCCCTGA